In Candidatus Berkelbacteria bacterium, the DNA window GTTGGGCGAGGGTATTAACGTTTACAACGTTATTGCTTCTCTCGTCGGTGCCTTTATTGGGTACTTTGCAACCAAGGGTCGCTCGGGGAGCACCCCGCCAGCTGCGCCGCCAGCTGCTCCAACCGCCTAACTTTAGGTATTTAGGAGACAGAAAAAGCCGCCGTGAGGCGGCTTTTTCTTTACTGGTAATTTACAAGCTAATTTCTTCGGCGATTTCTTTCATGGCGTCTAACACAATGCCGGTGAACTCATCTAAGGCAATGCCTAGTTTCGCCTCGCAAAGCTCAATTTTCTCCCGGTCAACACCGGCGGCAAATGATTTTTGCGGCAGCTTATTGAGTACTGTTTCCGCGGTAACGGAAGCAAGTTTTTTGTCAGGCATAACGAGCGCACAGGCGACAATTAGTCCCGTTAGCTCGTCGCAGCAGTACAGCGCCCACTCCATGAGGCTTTGGGGCGGTTCGTGGCCGTTGTGAAAGTGGTTATGAGCGAGGATAGCGCCCTTAATCCCCTCATCGCCAAGATCCAAATCTTCGAGCCACTCGACGACTTTTTTGGCGTGGATTTCCGGAGTGTCGCGAGTAACTTCCCAATCGGCGTCATGAAGCAAGCCAGCAATGCCCCAAGACTCCTCGTCTTCGTTGAAATAGTTGGCAAGCCCCTTCATTGAAGCCTCAACAGCCAGGCAATGTCGAATCAGGTTATCGCTCTGTACTTTGCTGACAAGCAGCTTGTAGGCTTCGTCTCGACTAACAGGCATTACTCAACCTCTTTTTTGACACGCTCCTCGATTTGCTCAGCGTTTAGAGTCTCCGTCATTTCGGTCAGCTCACTATCAGGCTTCTGAATCCCCAAATGTTGTTGGATTTCCTGCAGCATCTCCAAGCACTTAGTGATTTCATGCTCGGCTTGAACATTCACCTGGAAGTCCACTTCTTCACGCAAGTCGGCGATATCGGCCTCACGCGATTGACTCATTAAGACAAAGATCGCCAGGATAATCGCTTCCAGTGAGACGATGGTGGTCAGCATCACGAATGGGAATGGATCAAAGATTGGGAAGATCGGCAGCGCCCCACTGTTAACAAGTACCCAGCAGGTGAAGAACAGGACGTTTATCGTCAAGAAAGCGAACGTGCCTGAGCGTGTGGTAACGAAATCGGCGATCTTTTGCGTTGGCGTTCGATGGGAGTTAGCTTTTGCCTTAAAAGTGCGGTACGCCTCGCGACTTTGTTCCATCTGTTCTGCTTTGTGATTACTGATGGCCCCTAAAACGTGACCAAGCGTTTCGGTTAACTTGTTACGGTCGTAGCTGTTCATAACACTAAAGTAACTTATTCTTCGTGGGGATACCACGGGTGGCAAAGTCCCTCGCGAGAGCTGTCGCCGCTTTACGGAGCAGAGTGGTGCGAAGCGAAGAAGAAGATGTCCTGAGCCGCTGGCCAGGGCATCTTCATTAGGAACCAATCCTCAAACGGTCGACTATTTAACCTCCTAATGCTATACTTGCCCTGTTTTTACGCCCCCGTAGCTCAGTGGATTTTACGCGCTAGCGCTTCAATCCCCTTCGCTACTTCGGCAAAATGAAACAATAGTATTCTGCCCCCGTAGCTCAGTGGATTAGAGCGGGACGGTTCTAACGTCAAGGTCGCAGGTTCGAATCCTGCCGGGGGTACTACTTCTACTTGACAAGCTCGGCATTTCCCCCGATTGTAGTGTGTAGATGGAGGGAAGTGTGAACGCCCGCAAACTGGTTATATACGGAGGGGTTATTTTCTTGTCGTTGACAACGATATTTGCCGTGATTGCCAACAGTAGCCTTTATCGCGCTCAGGTTGCCCTCGAAGAGCCTTGTATCGCCGAGACTGACGTTAATGGCGACGGTTTAATCAATAACGACGATTGTACTGGCGGCGGGGGCGGTAACGTTGAGCCTTGTCCTGAGCCCATTCCTGTTGAAGAGGGTACGGCAATTACACAAACGGTCCCGAAAGAGTGTGAGGAGGATCCGGTTTGTGAGCCTGACCCACCATTTGATACCGCATTCGAGGGCCACACAATTGGAGCGTTCGGCAGCGGCGGTAGCGGTGCAAATCAAATTACTCAGCCGCTCAGCACACTACTTGGCGTTGACGCAGCGCTTGCCCAGTCCGGTGGCAGCCAACTGAGCGAAAGCCGCAAGTTCGAAGAAAAGGCTAAGCAGTTGATACTGCAGTCCTGGGATGAAGTAAAATTCCGCTATGACCGCACGTTGTTGATTCTGCGAAATCCGTCCGACTGGTTCAATAATCAATCTAACTTGAATCGTTTTGCCTCTACTTTCTCTAGCGAGATTACCGAAGTTATGACCGACCCGACGCTACCTTATTACGAACGTTGGCGTGCCGCCCAGCAGGCTGCGCCGGACGCGTTCAAGCGAGCGATGGAGCAGTTTGCTTATGGTAAAAAGGACAAACATGCGGAAGGACACGTTAAGGTGCCTGACAACGATAACCCATGGAAACTTGACGTTGAGCCAAACTGGTCCGAGTTCGTGACCTCAGGACTACGTAACTTAGAGTTACATGCAGATGTTTACAACTGGGTTGGCAGTAATAGCGGCTCCTATACGAAATGTGACGCTGACTTTGGGTTCGCTTCTGGCAATAGCTCCAACAGGTTCAAAGGGCTTAAGCTTAATATTGAACATGGCAGTAATACAACACTCTTCCGTGCCTCAGTTGGCTGGAATCACGGTTTGACCTTCGGGGCGTTCTACCAGAAGTCGTTCTAAACAAACTTAAAACGACAAAAGCCGCTGGCGTTATTCACGCTGGCGGCTTTTGGTATTTACTCAGCTGGTCGTCAGTTAACGACGTCAAGCCTCGTGATCCGGAGCTTGCCATCGACCTTGCCGAAGCGAAGGTCTAGACCGAACGACATGCCAGGGCGTGGCCCTTTGGCATCGCGCGAGGTCATCTTGACCTTGACACCGTGTTTGGTGAGCTCGTAGGCCTCGAAGTTCTTAATGCCCTCCTCGTTGCCGTTCAAGCTGCCTCGCTCCTTGAGAAACTCAATTCGTTCGGCTAGATATTCCGGCCAAGCCGGATGATCTGGTCCCTTGACGATCGCAGTCGGGTCGCTACCCGATTGGGCTGTCTCGACGAAGTACTTCGCGAGCGCCAACCGGGAATCGAGCAGCTTTCCCGAGGCCTCAGCGACGAGCGGCAGCTTGCCGCCGGCCGAGACTTTCAGGCTGAGCTCGAAGCCCGCTTTGTCGAACTTTTGGGCGTCGTTAACGGCTCGGAAGTTGGTTAGACCATCGGCATCGGAGCGATAGAGGGTAACGTTGCCGTCGGTGCAAAAGGCTTTGAAGTCCTTGAGCGCCTGTTGCAACCCCACCTGGTTCCGGCCGTCGGTCGTTACCATGAGTAGGGCTTCGGCTGGGTCCTTCTGGGCCCGGGCGACGAAGTCGTCGAGTTGGTCGGCGCTTGTCAGACACGCAGTTGCAAGCAAAAGAAGTGCGAAAAGATGTTTCATCTGATCCTCCTGAGGGAAACGTGCGCTAATTTTAACCGAACGCTAACCGTAGATCAATGATAACGAGGCCAATTTTGGTGGATCAAATTTTAATGAGTGTGCCGACAAAAACCGCCACCGCTATTACAACGGCACCGATCAGGGTGATTTTGATGGCGCCGCGCAGCGGGTGGTGATGCACGAAATAACCCTTAAAGAGGCCGACGCAAAACAGGGCGAAGAGACTAGCGCCGATCGACCAATAGAAAGCCATCATGGTGTTGTCGAAAATTATATAGGGTAATAGTGGGATTAAACCGATTAGGGCGTAAGAAAAGAGCATAACGATCGCATCGCTAAGTTGGTTCTCTTTTTCTGCCGGGTCAAGTTCTTTCTCGGAATCCTCGGAGATATAAACTCCAGCTCCCATAGAGATAGCCTCGACCATAATTAGAATTACGCCGCTTAAAATAATTTCGCGCGACGGAAGACCTGCGAAGCTAACGCCGGAAAGCAGTCCGACCGTTGAAACCAAGCCGTCTTCGGCTCCGAAGACGAAGTTACGCAGGAAACCTTTGGAGCCCTTCATAAACCTATTGTAACGCAATTGTCCCGGCCGTGCCGGCCGGGACAATGATCGGGGTCTTATCGACGCTCTCTAAGCGCCAGATTTCATCTGTGGGCTTGCCGGGAAGCTTCTTCCAGCGCAACCGCCACTCAAAGCCTTTCAGCTCTAAGCCTACGGGAATGACACCCTCCGGATAGCGGAATCGGACGATCACGAGATCCTGAGTGTCATTCTTCTTGTCACCCATAACGAGCTCGTAGCTGATCGTTTTGCCTTTGAGGGAGGGGTTGCGTTCGAGCTCAGTCCATCCCTGGGCGAAGTCCTTGATGAAGTAGACGCGCCGTTCCTCTCGGAGACGGTCAAACTCGGTCTCGATGAGCTGGGGATCGAAATACACCATATTCTTGACGGCGTCGTAGCCGTCTTTTAGGGTGCCAATAGGCGTTTCCCGACCAACGGCGCGAGTTTTCTCGATCATGACCCGCGTGAGGTTAACCCGAATGTCCTCGGAAGGATTCATCGGGAACAACGATGTCGAAGCGTCGGCACAACCTAGGGTTGCAACGACGATAAATGGAAGAACGAATAGTCGCATATTTGCCTCCGTGCAACGAATGCCTGACAATTTTCGACTAATTTTAAGCGCAAATCAAGAGGCTGGGTTCTTTACTTACGGCCAACGTAGGCGACAACGTTACCGCGTGGGATGGCGCGCTTGGTAACAACGGCCCAACCGGCGAAGTTCATCTCTGAAACATAGACGTATTGGGCGTCGAATCCTTCAACGTAGGCGACGTGTCCAACGGGCGATTCCCAAGTTACAGCCACGTCTCCGACAGCTGGTGAGGATTTGACAGGAATGCCGTTTAAGCGGGCATAAGCAGGGTACTGGCCGCCATTGCCCATCTTTGCCGGCAAGTCAGGACGCTTGTATTTGACCCAGTTGGTGCATTGGCCACGGAAAGCGCCGTTAGTTGGCAGATTGGTAAATTTGCCAACCACAGTGTAATCGCCGTAGCTTGCCACTCTAGTACCCCCGCTTCGCGGGGTTGTAGTTCGCTGGTTGCGCTGTAGGCGACGCTGCTTTTCTAGCTCAGCCTGACGCGCGGCTTCGCGTTCCTTTTCCTTAATGGCGTTCAATTCGTCTAGCCATGCGAGTGAGGTTGAATCTGGTTTCTCGCTGGACGGAATAAGAATCTCGGTGCCCGGCTTAATCTTCTCAATATCAGCCACGGCAATGTTGTTGGTCTCTATAAGCTGAGCAACGGTAGTGTTATAGCGACCAGCGATGCCCATCAAGCTATCGCCCTTCTCTACGGTATAAGAAAAAGCGTAAAGCTGTTGAACTTCACCAGTAAGAATGGTTTGGCCGATAAAGAGTTGCGGCTTGCCGACAAAACCAGCGGCTTGCGCCTCGATCTGCTCGTCGATGATTGAAGAGGCGTAAAAGTTCGGGTCGTAGGCCTGGCCTTCCCCAACTGAAAAGGTTAGAAAGACCAAAATAAACGAGCCGAAGCTAAGCTGTGTCGAGTAACGGCGGATAAATTTTCGGACGCGCTTGGTTTGTGGCCTGGCAAGATATGACCTCAGAAACAGCCGGCTGTTGTCGGCACCGTTAATAAGCCGGTTCAATATTGGCTCTAAATGTCTGGAAAGTTTTTTTAGTCGAAGTTGTAGCGAATGAAATGTATCAGCAAGGATACGAATCTGCCTCCTTTTGGTGAGACGAGACCCAGTTTACCGGTTATGACTTTTCTGTCAACCCCCAGCTAAGCTTCGCTATTAGAGGAATATACAAATGCCTAACGCCAGAAGTCCAGATAGAGGCCGAGCAACAAGGCGACAAACGATGAGGCGAAAATCACGACGGAATTCCACTTCTCTTTGGTGGAGCGCAGGGTGCCGAAGATATAACGCAAACTACCCTTATCCGTTTCTGTTAGGTCTAGGCTTTCGATCTTTTTCTCTAAGTCATTCTCGACAATCAAGCGCGCACGGGTTTGAGAAATCTGGTAGCGGTGCAAGAAGTAGATAATAAAGCCGATCGTACCGATGTACCAGGTTAGTTGGACTAACTCTCGGTCGCTGATGATAACAATCGAACGATAGGCGAGTGTGGCGACGATCCCGCAAAGAAAAAATAAATAACGGACAAAATTAGAGTGAGGCTTGGGGGCTTCCATATATCTAATTTAGACATAAATTATCGGTTGGCCTAGTCTTGTGTTGTTTAGCCGCCGTTGGCCGCCTGAGCAGTATGATAGCGATCAGGCATTCTGACGACAGAGCTTGATAGCTTCGGTTATCTCTTCCTCGATCCCTTCAATGCACTGGTAATCCAGGATCTCCTTATCGTTAACCCAAGCATAATCGGAAAAAGCACCCTTCTCTGGCCGGACTTTGCCGGACTTATATTCAGCGATGAAAACCGCAAACATGACGGGAATTTCATCAGGTCGGACAAACATCAAACTCTTTAGATAAGTCATCTTGTCTTTAATCTGAATCCCGGCCTCTTCGAGAACCTCTCGCTGCAGGAGTTTTTCGATCGGTCGATGAAAATTTGCTACTTCATCATTCAAGGTTCGGTCTGGATGGGTAATGTCGAAGTCCTGGTGCTCGAGTTTGCCGCCGATCATCCCCCAAAGGCCGGGAAAAACTTTCTCTGTTTCAGCTCGTTTCAAAATTAAAACCCGCGCATCTTTGGCGCGGTAGACGACGACGTTGGCGACAAAATAGAACAGCTTCTCAGGTTTAGCGTTGTCGGTGGATATTCTTGAGGGCAGCATGAGTCAATTAATAACCTAATTTTTTCCAGGCTACTAGCGTTGAAAACGGTCGAGATTAGCTTTACTATATACCAACCACAACCTGTGGTTTGAGGTGAATCTCATGCGATTTGGTAAAAAGAAGGCGCAGAATCAAGCGCCGGCCGATCCGAACCTTCCAAGTTCAGCCGATGATCCGGGCGCAACACCAGTTGCATCCAAAAGGAGCATCAGGCTGCCAAGCGTCAGACTTCCCGGTATCTACCCGACAGTCGTCGCCCTCGGCGTTGTTATCATCACGCTGACCGTCGGCGTATGCGTAGCGATAGCCACGGGAAACTCTCAGCTGGTGACGCCGCTACTCGCTCTCGACGGCGGACTCGCTGTTCTGGCGATGATCTGCTGCGTGGTCGGTGCCGCTAACGGTGCGACGTAGGCTGGGCTCTAGAGACCCGGCCAATCTCTTTAGGCTGCCGCTCCCACGGCAGCCTAAAAAATATTTGCAAATACCGCCAAACCAGTTACATTAGCCTTAATGACTCCTCGCCAAGTGTTGTATGCTAAAGCGGCCTTCGTAATATCCTTAGTGGCGACAATAGGCAGCTTATATTTCAGTAATGTCGCGCTCTACGCGCCGTGTGACCTTTGTTGGTACCAACGAATCGCCATCTACCCATTGTTAGCGATCGTTGGAGTTGGCCTAATAAGACATGATAACAATTTACATTTTTACGCTCTGCCGCTGCTAATGTTTGGCTTAATCGTGTCTGTCTATCAGAATTTACTCTATTACGGCATCGTCGCTGAGAGTACGGCAGTTTGCGGCTTGGGCGTATCGTGCGCCGCTAAATACATTGAATGGCTCGGTTTTATAACAATCCCCCTGCTATCACTTATCGGATTGATTACTCTAACGGTGTTAATGTTTGCTTTCAAAAAAGAAGGAGCGACTAAATGAGTTCTGATATGAAGTTTGTCGGTGCGATTGTAGTAGTTGCAGTTCTAGCGATCGTCGGATTTGTTATTTTTGGCAAAAACGCTAAAACCAGCGATCCCGCGGCACAGGTTGAGGCGGCCGCCTTGACTGACGCTGGCCAGCAAGTCCGTCCTGATTCATACAAAAAAGGTATCGAAAACGGCAAGGTGATCGTAGTTGAGTGGGGAGATTATCAGTGCCCAGCCTGCCAAGCGGCAGATACCGAAGTAACGCAGATAGTTAGCGATTTTGCCGACCGCATTACATTTGTTTTCCGCCATTTCCCGTTGCCTAACCATAAATTCTCACAACTTACGGCGACTGCCGTTGAGGCAGCAGGGGCGCAAGGTAAATATTGGGAGATGCACGCCAAGCTTTATGGTAATCAAGAGGAATGGAGCACGGCTTCTACCTCAAAAGCGGTCGAACTTTTTGTCGGTTACGCTAAGGATCTTGGAATCGACACCGAAAAGTTCCGCGCTGACTTGGTGGGACGTGTCTACAACGACAAGATCGCTCGGGATCTCGCGGACGCCGCGGCGATCGGTGTCAGTAAAACCCCAACCTTCTTCGTTAATAGCGTCGAAGTTGGCCTGGATGGTTTGCGAACAGCAATTGAAGAGGGGTTAAAGTAACGATCCCAACCAGCCCGAGAACACTTGCCTAAACTCGTTGAGGTGTTTCTTTTCGTGCGGTGTGTGGCGCATGCCGTTAATAACGTGAAGCTCTTTTTTGCCTGGCAGTTTTCCGACCAGAATTTCTTGGTGTTCTAATGGGCAGGATTCGTCGTTACTACCGACAATAATAAGGAGTGGCATGGTGATTTTATTGGCGGAAGGCAAAACGTCGTATCTTAAGCGATCGGCCATGTGCGACCATTTGAGTTTCTTTGTAACTCCAGGCTTGGAGGTGCTTGGTTGAATCTGCCAACCGGTTCCTTGCCAAACTTTCATGCTTTCAGGATCCTTTTTGAGTAGGTAATCGTATGAAAGTTGGCCGGAAACTAATGGGGCCATCGGTGCTAAGGCCAACACATTTTCCGGATGGTCTTCGGCATAGAGTATGGAGCACATCCCGCCCAAACTATGGCCGGCTAGGATAAATGGCTGCTGATACCAGTCTTGGGTTGCAGCCCAGGTTATTACATCGTCATAATCCTCTTTGTAGTTGGTAACGGTAGCGTCTTCATAATTTCCGTCTGATTCGCCGAAACTATTTGTAGCGTCAAATCTCACCGTCGAATAGCCGTGCCGAAGCAACTCTTCGGCAAGAACTTGGATATGCGGCTGTTCTTTAAATCCGCCCAGGCCATGCATGACGAACGCCAAGCCCTTTTGTGGCTGAGCTAGCTCAACCAGGACGGTAATCTTCTGTTCATGCCGATTGATGATGGATGCCTTCATCCCGCCCATCTTAGATCTGAGAGTTAGATCTGTCGACCCTTGTTACTGGGGGGATTAGGAGTATGGTGAGACAGGTTATTGGTGTCAATTTTCGGATATCGGGAATTGAATCCTCACAAGAGGTCGCCCGAGAGGGCGACTTTTTGTAAGCAGCATAATTCGGGTACTAAAGATGGACTTTTGGGAAGCTTCGTGCTACGATTGCATAACTTTATGTGATTCCTGGCCACAATTCAGGACTAAGTAAAGCAAATATTGCTTTCGGATTGTTGCCCCACAAATAATAGGCGGCACTACTGTCTGGGAGCCCAAACAGTAGAAAGGCTGTAATTATAAATGAATAGTCATATTAAAAACCGCAGTCGCGGTTTCAATCGCTTGCGAAGTTTCGGTGGTCGTACGCGACCTGCGAAAACTTCTCGAGTCAACTCGTCAATGTACATCAACAAGGCTGTTGATGTACCGGACCAAGTAAATGAACCAATCGTCCATCGCTTTGAGGACTTCCAGTTAGCGGAACGGATCGTTGAACGCGTTAAAGCACGCGGTTTCACGACGCCGACGCCGATCCAGGACAAAACCATCCCGCTGATTTGTAGCGGTCGCGATGTTATCGGTGTAGCCGCAACTGGCACGGGCAAAACGGCAGCATTTTTACTGCCTCTAATTAATAAGTTTCTAAAAGATCCAACGCAAAAATCGTTGATTATTGTCCCAACTCGCGAACTGGCGGTTCAAATTAATGAAGAACTACGGATCTTTACGGAAGGGATGAGGATATTTTCAGCCCTCTGTGTTGGCGGCCAAGGATACGGTAACCAACTAAGGGCCTTGCGCAACCAGCCGCAATTTATTATCGGTACGCCAGGACGCCTTAAGGACCACTTCCAGAGTCGAGCCATGCGTTTGGACAACGTTGCCAACTTAGTACTCGACGAAGCTGATCGAATGGTTGAGATGGGTTTCATTAAAGACGTTAGAACACTAATTGCGGCTCTTCCAAAAGCTCGTCAATCACTTTTCTTTTCCGCCACAATAACTTCAGAAGTTCAGCGGCTTATTCAGGAGTTCACTAATAACCCGGAGTCAGTTTCGGTTAAGAAGCGAGAAACCAGCCAAAACGTTGACCAGGACATAATTCACTTTACCGACCCGCTGCATCGTATGACGTTACTACACGATTTACTAACAAAAGAGGAATGCACGAAAGTACTGGTCTTTGGTCGTACTAAGCACGGTGTGGAGAAATTGAGTCAAGCGTTAGTTGAGCGCGGTTTCAGCGCTGTTTCAATTCACGGCAACAAGAACCAAGCTCAACGACAACGAGCTCTTGATGAATTCAAGGGCAATAAGTTTCAAGTCCTTGTGGCAACTGACGTCGCTGCCCGTGGATTAGATATTCCAGATGTCTCGCATGTAATAAATTTTGATGCGCCTGAAAGCTACTCCGACTATATCCACCGCATCGGCCGAACCGGCCGAGCTGATAAGACGGGCAAGGCGTTTACTTTCGTCGGACTAGTCTAATGAGCATCCGTAACGTCGCTATTATCGCTCACGTTGACCACGGCAAAACCACTCTTGTGGACGGCTTGCTTAAGCAGTCTAAAGTTTTTCGCGACAACGAGGCGGTGATGCAGGAACACCTGATCATGGACTCCAACGATCAGGAGCGTGAACGCGGGATTACGATTATGGCTAAAAACACGGCTGTTACTTATAACGGCGTAAAGATTAATATAATCGACACTCCAGGACACGCCGATTTCGGCGGTGAAGTTGAGCGTACGCTCAACATGACCGATAGCGCGCTGCTTATTATTGATGCTAAAGAAGGGCCAATGCCGCAGACTAAGTTCGTTTTGAAAAAAGCCTTAGAACTTGGCCTACGGCCGATCGTTATTATTAACAAAATAGACAAGCCAGATTCTCAAATTGAGAAAGTAATCCGTGAAACTTCCGATTTATTTTTAGATTTAGCAACTGACGAATCTCAGCTCGAATTTCCGATTTTTTACGCGATTGGCCGCGAGGGCAAGGCGTGGTCCTACCAGCCTTCCACTAAAGAAGCCAACGAGGATGCCGATTTGACACCGATTTTTGACGCCATTATTAATCACGCCCCCGCACCAAAAAAGGCTAACGCCGAGCCATTTCAAATGCTAGTTTCATCGCTCGACTGGGATCGTTTTCATGGTAAATACGCGATCGGTAAAGTCAGTTGCGGTGTCGCACGGCCTGGGCTAAGCGTAAGCATTGGGGCCGAGGGCGATTGGCGCGAAACCGTTAAAATTGACCAAGTGTTCGTTAGTCATGGCTTGAAACGACTTAAAGTTGATCAGGCCGAATCTGGCGAAATTGTTGCCCTAACGGGCTTAAATAATTGCCGCATTGGCGATACGATTGCCGATGCCGCCTCGCCAGTCGCGCTACCAAGTATGACTATCGCCGAACCGACGTTGAAAATGTCAGTTTCCGCCAATACCTCACCATTCGTTGGCAAAGAAGGCACGCAGCTCACTAGTCAGAAAATCTATGAGCGAATTATCAAAGAGCTCGAGGTCAATGTTTCTCTAAAAATGGAACCAGGTGAGAATAATGAATATATTCTATCGGGCCGAGGCGAGCTTCATCTCTCAGTATTCATCGAGACACTTCGTCGCGAAGGCTTTGAATTACAAATCGGCAAGCCGCAAGTTATTACCAAAATTGTTGATGGGAAGGTTTATGAACCAATCGAAGAGCTAACCGTAGACGTTGCGAGTGAGTACGCTAGCGCCGTCACAGGTGAGGTTGGGCGGCGAAAGGGAATGCTGCTTAGCCAGAATGAGAATGAAGACCGGACAACCAGACTGATTTTTGAAATTCCAACCCGTGGCTTGCTTGGCTTGCGCAATGTCTTATTGACGCTCTCACGTGGCACGGCGGTGATGAACTCGCTATTTTTACACTCCGAGCCGATTGGCAGTGCCATTTCTAAAATGCGTAACGGCGTCCTGATCGCTTCGGAAGCTGGCACGGCGGTTTCTTACGGACTGAATAACGCTCAGCAACGCGGCACCACCTTCATCAATCCACAGACTCCGGTCTATGAGGGAATGATCATCGGCCTAAACTCTCGCGAAACCGATCTGGAAATTAACGTCACCAAAGAAAAGAAGCAAACAAACGTTCGCTCAAGCGGCAACGACGACGCCATCACCTTGACCCCGCCAACGCTAATGAGCCTCGAGCAGTGCATCGACTTTTTAGAAGATGACGAACTCTTGGAAGCAACGCCAAAATCGTTACGATTACGCAAGAAAATCTTAAACGGCTCGTTGCGCGCAAAATCGAAGAAGTGATTCTCTCTGGGTGGCACCGTCAGAGCTTTGTGTTAAATTTTAGCCCGTTTGAGCAACAGCGAGTTTAAAACTACCGAAATTGAGCTAGCGGCCATAGCCGCGGACGCAAAGATTGGGCTTAGCAAAATTCCCCAAATCGGGAATAAGACGCCGGCCGCAACCGGAATAAGCAGGATATTATAGCCGAATGCCCAGACCAGATTCATCCTGATTGTCCCCATAGTCTTGCGGCTTAGGCGAATTGCGGCCGCGATACTACGTAGGTCCTTATTAATGAGCGTGATGTCGGCCGCTTCAATAGCAACATCGGTCCCTGAGCCCATGGCGATGCCGTTGTCGGCAGCAGCTAGGGCTGGTGCGTCGTTGATGCCGTCGCCGACCATGGCGACATGCAAGCCTTTTTGTTGTAGTTTGCGTACCTCGAGCTCTTTGTCTTGCGGCAATACTTCCGCTAAAACATTTTGCGCTTCAACGCCAGCCTCTCGGCCTATTGCCTCAGCAACCCGTCGGTTGTCCCCGGTAATCATGTAAACTTGCAGTCCTAGCTCCCGCAGCTCTTTAATGGCGGCTGGTGAGGTTGGTCGAAGAGTATCGGCAACAGCCACAATTCCAGCTGCTTGAGAGTCGATGCCAACTAACATAGCGGTTTTGCCTTCATTCTCGAGTTGTTCCAAGGCCGTTTCTTGATCATTAGTCAGAGCTACTTTTTCTTGCGCGAAAAGTTTACGGTTGCCGACAACTACGGTCTTTTTCCCAACTTTGCCGCGAACGCCATGGCCAGAGATTGCCTCAAAATCGCTCACCTTTTCCAATAAAAGGTTTTTATCTTTAGCCGCTTTGACGATGGCCGTTGCTAAAGAGTGTTCAGACAACGCTTCAACGGCAGCTGTGAGAGCAAGCAGCTCATTCTCCTCACGATTCCACGCCACCACCTCCGTCAGGATTGGTTCACCATTGGTGAGTGTCCCGGTCTTATCAAAAACGATAGCGGTGACTTTATGGGCGGTCTCCAACGCCTCGGCGTTTTTAATAAGAATGCCGCGCTCGGCACCCCGACCAGTACCGACCATGATAGCCGTCGGCGTTGCTAGCCCCATGGCGCACGGACAGGCGATAATTAACACCGTAACCATGCTGAGTAAGGCGTAAGTCATTGCCGGGTCGGGACCAACAACATACCAAACCACAAAAGTTGCGATCGC includes these proteins:
- a CDS encoding DEAD/DEAH box helicase, encoding MYINKAVDVPDQVNEPIVHRFEDFQLAERIVERVKARGFTTPTPIQDKTIPLICSGRDVIGVAATGTGKTAAFLLPLINKFLKDPTQKSLIIVPTRELAVQINEELRIFTEGMRIFSALCVGGQGYGNQLRALRNQPQFIIGTPGRLKDHFQSRAMRLDNVANLVLDEADRMVEMGFIKDVRTLIAALPKARQSLFFSATITSEVQRLIQEFTNNPESVSVKKRETSQNVDQDIIHFTDPLHRMTLLHDLLTKEECTKVLVFGRTKHGVEKLSQALVERGFSAVSIHGNKNQAQRQRALDEFKGNKFQVLVATDVAARGLDIPDVSHVINFDAPESYSDYIHRIGRTGRADKTGKAFTFVGLV
- the typA gene encoding translational GTPase TypA; this translates as MSIRNVAIIAHVDHGKTTLVDGLLKQSKVFRDNEAVMQEHLIMDSNDQERERGITIMAKNTAVTYNGVKINIIDTPGHADFGGEVERTLNMTDSALLIIDAKEGPMPQTKFVLKKALELGLRPIVIINKIDKPDSQIEKVIRETSDLFLDLATDESQLEFPIFYAIGREGKAWSYQPSTKEANEDADLTPIFDAIINHAPAPKKANAEPFQMLVSSLDWDRFHGKYAIGKVSCGVARPGLSVSIGAEGDWRETVKIDQVFVSHGLKRLKVDQAESGEIVALTGLNNCRIGDTIADAASPVALPSMTIAEPTLKMSVSANTSPFVGKEGTQLTSQKIYERIIKELEVNVSLKMEPGENNEYILSGRGELHLSVFIETLRREGFELQIGKPQVITKIVDGKVYEPIEELTVDVASEYASAVTGEVGRRKGMLLSQNENEDRTTRLIFEIPTRGLLGLRNVLLTLSRGTAVMNSLFLHSEPIGSAISKMRNGVLIASEAGTAVSYGLNNAQQRGTTFINPQTPVYEGMIIGLNSRETDLEINVTKEKKQTNVRSSGNDDAITLTPPTLMSLEQCIDFLEDDELLEATPKSLRLRKKILNGSLRAKSKK
- a CDS encoding copper-translocating P-type ATPase, translated to MNHQKETINIEGMHCASCVRTIERSLTKVPGVHEANVNLVTGKATVAYDHKHATRHDLEAAVNRVGYKAVPAGSEQHDHQEMMRERELKILKPKIIAGFLVGLVVMWGSVPGVMETAPEIVKNFYFQLLLATPIQFWAGWQFYKSTITALVHRSANMDTLIALGTTVAYIYSAFITFFPGALSLLGVEIAPYFDVSVIVITLILLGRYLEAVAKKRTSQAIKKLMNLQAKTARVIRDGKGIDLPIDQVVHGDKIIVRPGEKVPVDGKIIEGTSSIDESMVTGESIPATKKAGDTVIGATINKTGSFTFVAEKVGSETMLAQIIKLVEEAQGSKAPIQRLVDTISSYFVPIVIMVAIATFVVWYVVGPDPAMTYALLSMVTVLIIACPCAMGLATPTAIMVGTGRGAERGILIKNAEALETAHKVTAIVFDKTGTLTNGEPILTEVVAWNREENELLALTAAVEALSEHSLATAIVKAAKDKNLLLEKVSDFEAISGHGVRGKVGKKTVVVGNRKLFAQEKVALTNDQETALEQLENEGKTAMLVGIDSQAAGIVAVADTLRPTSPAAIKELRELGLQVYMITGDNRRVAEAIGREAGVEAQNVLAEVLPQDKELEVRKLQQKGLHVAMVGDGINDAPALAAADNGIAMGSGTDVAIEAADITLINKDLRSIAAAIRLSRKTMGTIRMNLVWAFGYNILLIPVAAGVLFPIWGILLSPIFASAAMAASSISVVLNSLLLKRAKI